A stretch of Paenibacillus mucilaginosus 3016 DNA encodes these proteins:
- a CDS encoding AraC family transcriptional regulator gives MELHVIGYHHSHDKTFVIDHPNGIGSSWILLLIKTPAVFVQNGKEVVTKENSFILFTSDEPQHYRSYGNEYVDDWFYFSIDDADKEFFGKLNIPYNTVTWLGDISEISSIIQKMTYEFYTAGAHSGDAIKHYLYIFFIKLSRKLHSGLHFPSVKASAKYECMINVRIRIRTNPVSIPSVKELAKELSMSLSSFQHTYKKLFGVNVMNDIINSRLHCAKALLSTTDLSLDSIAAQSGYSNAFHLMRQFKAKFGLTPTEYKKQHK, from the coding sequence ATGGAATTACACGTGATCGGATATCATCATTCCCATGACAAAACTTTTGTGATCGATCACCCTAACGGCATTGGCAGCAGTTGGATTCTATTATTAATCAAAACGCCTGCCGTCTTTGTGCAGAACGGTAAAGAAGTGGTCACAAAGGAAAATTCCTTTATTTTGTTTACCAGTGATGAGCCGCAACATTATCGTTCATATGGCAATGAGTACGTGGACGACTGGTTTTATTTCAGTATAGACGACGCTGATAAGGAATTTTTTGGCAAACTAAATATCCCCTATAACACGGTTACGTGGCTAGGGGATATTTCTGAGATATCTTCAATTATACAGAAAATGACTTATGAATTTTATACGGCGGGTGCTCACAGCGGAGATGCCATCAAGCATTACTTGTATATTTTCTTTATTAAACTTAGCCGCAAACTTCATAGCGGACTTCACTTCCCATCGGTAAAGGCTTCTGCAAAATATGAATGTATGATAAACGTTCGAATCCGTATTCGCACCAACCCTGTGTCAATCCCCTCTGTAAAAGAGTTGGCTAAAGAATTATCCATGAGCTTATCGAGTTTCCAGCACACCTACAAAAAACTGTTCGGCGTCAATGTTATGAACGACATTATTAATAGCCGCCTTCATTGTGCAAAGGCTCTGCTATCAACAACAGATTTGTCGCTGGATTCGATTGCTGCGCAAAGCGGATACAGCAATGCCTTCCATCTAATGAGACAGTTTAAAGCAAAATTCGGGCTTACACCAACAGAATACAAGAAGCAGCACAAATGA